Proteins co-encoded in one Meiothermus sp. genomic window:
- a CDS encoding LacI family DNA-binding transcriptional regulator, whose amino-acid sequence MATRKPTIHEVARQAKVGIGTVSRVLNNHPSVRAETRERVLATMASLGYSPNPHARRVAGGRSYTISLILPVISTEFYNRLLEGIEQVLSEERYELALFPIFSPPRLLRYLESRSLAYQTDGLLVASQGLAHLLPDQKFPTERPVVLVDAHSPRYDSAYVDNYLGGQMAAQHLAQFPGKLFAIQMQEELDEVMRNTVGQERVAGFRAGLEQAGRRLPETHVFISRFSVEGGRLALQHFMRLTKPPYNIFAGADLLALGVLEEAERQGLELGEQVRLLGFDGHPWTAAKGLSTLAQPIEEMGAEAARMLLERIRGYRGSPRARRFEPTLVVRKSTQPHSVYTD is encoded by the coding sequence TTGGCCACCCGCAAACCCACCATCCACGAAGTTGCCCGTCAAGCCAAAGTGGGCATTGGTACGGTCAGTCGTGTGCTCAACAACCACCCCTCGGTGCGCGCCGAGACCCGCGAGCGGGTGCTGGCGACCATGGCCAGCCTGGGCTATAGCCCCAACCCACATGCCCGTCGGGTGGCCGGTGGGCGGAGTTATACCATCTCGCTTATCCTGCCGGTGATCTCCACCGAGTTTTACAACCGGCTGCTCGAGGGCATCGAGCAGGTTCTGAGTGAAGAGCGCTACGAGCTGGCCCTTTTCCCTATCTTTTCTCCCCCTAGGCTTCTGCGCTATCTGGAAAGCCGATCGCTGGCCTACCAAACCGACGGACTGCTGGTCGCCTCGCAGGGCCTGGCCCATCTGCTCCCCGACCAAAAATTTCCCACCGAGCGTCCGGTGGTTCTGGTAGATGCTCATAGCCCGCGTTACGACTCGGCCTATGTAGACAACTACCTTGGAGGACAGATGGCGGCCCAGCACCTCGCCCAGTTTCCGGGCAAGCTGTTTGCCATCCAGATGCAAGAAGAACTCGACGAGGTCATGCGCAATACCGTAGGGCAGGAGCGGGTCGCCGGGTTTAGGGCAGGGCTCGAGCAGGCCGGGCGGCGGCTGCCCGAGACCCATGTATTTATCTCCCGCTTTTCGGTCGAAGGGGGACGGCTGGCCTTGCAGCACTTCATGCGGCTGACCAAACCTCCTTACAACATCTTTGCCGGGGCCGACCTGCTGGCATTGGGGGTACTGGAAGAAGCCGAGCGGCAGGGCCTCGAGCTAGGCGAGCAAGTACGCCTGCTGGGCTTCGATGGCCACCCCTGGACGGCTGCCAAAGGCCTCTCCACCCTGGCCCAGCCCATCGAGGAGATGGGGGCCGAGGCCGCCCGTATGCTCTTGGAGCGCATCCGTGGCTACCGGGGCAGCCCCCGGGCCCGGCGTTTCGAGCCCACCCTGGTGGTGCGAAAGTCCACCCAACCCCATAGCGTCTACACCGACTGA
- a CDS encoding PLP-dependent aminotransferase family protein, translated as MVGVRVRLQQGKHMALYRHIAEEFRTRIATGELPPGTRLPTVRALAREVGTTRLTIHNAYRELQADGLIESVVGRGTFVSPQARPTAQPSFGERLEPDLVLSDLHRLQNARVLHNLALAAGDPELFPYQAFWACLEGLRPQAREVFGYGSVMGEPELRVALSGLLEQRGVQADPAEVLVTVGGLQGLALVCRTLAEPGEEVLLEEPTYLGLLGILKQFRLKPLPVPLDEEGPRLEVLEALLKRHRPRFYYTIPSYHNPTGLRFREERLWRLLELAQTHGFTLVEDDTLGLLSYEKAPPTPLFALAQRLGMETQVVHLASLSKVLMPGLRIGYLVAPVALLERLTALHNVSDITGPPPLLQRAAAQFIRQGGLKQHLRQVIPIYQKRRDVLLQALKRHMPEGVRWSHPEGGFSCWVSLPRLFSNLELHHQALAQGVALTPGEAFLVQTDETMHFRLCFGTESAEGLEEGVKELAKLIRLRVSHERA; from the coding sequence ATGGTGGGCGTGCGGGTCAGGCTGCAGCAGGGCAAACATATGGCTTTGTACCGCCATATCGCCGAGGAGTTCCGCACCCGCATCGCCACCGGCGAGCTGCCCCCCGGCACCCGGCTGCCCACGGTGCGGGCCCTGGCCCGCGAGGTGGGCACCACCCGGCTCACCATCCACAACGCCTACCGCGAGCTACAGGCCGACGGGCTGATTGAGTCGGTGGTGGGGCGGGGCACCTTCGTGAGCCCCCAGGCCCGGCCCACCGCCCAGCCCAGCTTTGGGGAGCGGCTCGAGCCCGACCTGGTGCTCTCCGACCTGCACCGGCTGCAAAACGCCCGGGTGCTGCACAACCTGGCCCTGGCCGCCGGCGACCCCGAGCTCTTCCCCTACCAGGCCTTCTGGGCCTGCCTGGAGGGCCTGCGCCCCCAGGCCCGGGAGGTCTTCGGCTACGGCTCGGTGATGGGGGAGCCCGAGCTACGTGTGGCCCTCAGCGGGCTTTTGGAGCAGCGCGGCGTGCAGGCCGACCCTGCCGAGGTGCTGGTCACGGTAGGGGGGTTGCAGGGGCTGGCCCTGGTCTGCCGAACCCTGGCCGAGCCGGGTGAGGAGGTGCTGCTGGAGGAGCCCACCTACCTGGGCCTCTTGGGCATCCTTAAGCAGTTTCGCCTCAAGCCCCTGCCGGTGCCGCTGGACGAGGAGGGCCCCCGGCTGGAGGTGCTCGAGGCCCTTCTAAAGCGCCACCGCCCGCGCTTTTACTACACCATCCCCAGTTACCACAACCCCACCGGGCTGCGCTTCCGCGAGGAGCGGCTGTGGCGGCTCTTGGAGCTGGCCCAGACCCACGGCTTCACCCTGGTGGAAGACGACACCCTGGGCCTTCTGAGCTACGAGAAGGCCCCGCCCACCCCGCTTTTCGCCCTGGCCCAGCGACTCGGAATGGAGACCCAGGTGGTGCACCTGGCCAGCCTATCCAAGGTGCTGATGCCGGGGCTGCGCATTGGCTACCTGGTGGCGCCCGTAGCCCTGCTCGAGCGCCTCACCGCACTGCACAACGTCTCCGACATCACCGGCCCCCCGCCCCTGTTGCAGCGGGCTGCGGCCCAGTTCATCCGCCAGGGCGGGCTCAAACAGCACCTGCGGCAGGTCATTCCCATCTACCAGAAGCGCCGGGACGTGCTGTTGCAGGCCCTGAAGCGCCACATGCCCGAAGGGGTACGCTGGAGCCATCCCGAGGGGGGGTTCTCCTGCTGGGTGAGCCTGCCCCGGCTTTTTTCGAACCTCGAGCTGCATCACCAGGCCCTGGCCCAGGGGGTAGCCCTCACGCCCGGGGAGGCCTTCTTGGTGCAGACCGACGAGACCATGCACTTTCGGCTGTGTTTTGGAACCGAGTCCGCCGAGGGTCTGGAAGAGGGGGTGAAAGAGCTGGCAAAACTGATCCGTCTGCGGGTTTCACACGAACGGGCTTGA
- the eat gene encoding ethanolamine permease has protein sequence MDNKPKEVRGAHYVDVDNTYLEKRRLRKSAGWVLLWGLGVGAVISGDFFGWNFGLAAGGFGGLLLATIVVAVMYVTMVLSIAELSTALPHAGGFYSFTRNAFGPNWAYLNGVTDLIEYVITPAVIVVGIAGYMNALVPGVPAWIWWAAFYALFVGINIRGTALTLRVSLIVTLLALAVLVFFYVAAGFSGAFSWEKVFNIAPAEGGSSFLPFGWYGVFAALPFAIWFYLAIEQLPLAAEESHDVVRDMPRALILGILTLLVLSVLTLILNTGVAGAKEVGESGAPLELGFKAVFGDAATSTFLTLIAITGLVASFHAIIYAYGRLIFALSRAGYLPTGLSIVSRYHTPHYALILGAVVGFLMCVLISTFSDSVGAALLNMAVFGAVISYAMVMFAYIRLARTRPDLPRPYKSPLGVPGAWVGAILALVCLGATFAVESYRPGVVGTAVFVVLMMAYYWFYSRFRLVAQAPEEETALIAEAQREIR, from the coding sequence ATGGACAACAAACCCAAAGAAGTACGCGGGGCGCACTACGTAGATGTAGACAACACCTATCTGGAAAAACGGCGTCTGCGCAAGAGCGCGGGCTGGGTGCTTTTGTGGGGCCTGGGGGTGGGGGCGGTCATCTCGGGCGATTTCTTCGGCTGGAACTTCGGGCTGGCTGCAGGGGGCTTTGGCGGGCTATTGCTGGCCACCATCGTGGTGGCGGTGATGTATGTGACCATGGTGCTCTCCATCGCCGAGCTCTCCACCGCTTTGCCCCACGCCGGGGGCTTTTACTCCTTTACCCGCAACGCATTCGGCCCCAACTGGGCCTATCTGAACGGCGTTACCGACCTCATCGAGTACGTGATTACCCCGGCGGTGATCGTGGTGGGCATCGCGGGCTACATGAACGCCCTGGTGCCCGGGGTGCCAGCCTGGATCTGGTGGGCGGCCTTCTACGCCCTCTTTGTGGGCATCAACATCCGCGGCACGGCCCTGACGCTCAGGGTCTCGCTCATCGTGACCCTGCTGGCGCTGGCCGTACTGGTCTTTTTCTACGTAGCTGCCGGGTTCTCCGGTGCGTTTAGCTGGGAGAAGGTCTTTAACATCGCGCCCGCGGAGGGGGGCAGCAGTTTCCTCCCCTTTGGCTGGTACGGGGTTTTTGCCGCCCTGCCTTTTGCTATCTGGTTTTACCTGGCCATCGAGCAGCTCCCCCTGGCCGCCGAGGAGTCGCACGACGTGGTGCGCGACATGCCCCGGGCGCTTATTTTGGGCATTCTCACCTTGCTGGTGCTCTCGGTGCTGACGCTCATCCTTAACACCGGCGTGGCCGGGGCTAAGGAGGTGGGGGAGTCGGGCGCGCCGCTAGAACTCGGCTTCAAGGCGGTGTTTGGCGATGCGGCTACCAGCACCTTCCTGACCCTTATTGCCATTACCGGGTTGGTAGCCAGCTTCCACGCCATCATCTACGCCTACGGGCGGCTCATTTTTGCGCTCTCGAGGGCCGGCTACCTGCCCACCGGGCTTTCCATCGTGAGCCGCTACCACACCCCGCACTACGCCCTGATTCTGGGGGCGGTGGTGGGCTTCTTGATGTGCGTGCTGATCAGCACCTTCTCGGATAGCGTGGGGGCCGCCCTCCTTAACATGGCGGTCTTCGGTGCGGTCATTTCCTACGCGATGGTGATGTTTGCCTACATCCGCCTGGCCCGTACCCGCCCCGACCTACCCCGGCCCTACAAGAGCCCCCTGGGCGTACCGGGGGCCTGGGTGGGGGCCATTCTGGCCCTGGTGTGTCTGGGTGCTACCTTCGCGGTGGAGAGCTATCGGCCTGGGGTGGTGGGCACGGCGGTCTTCGTGGTGCTGATGATGGCCTATTACTGGTTCTACAGCCGCTTCCGCCTGGTGGCCCAGGCCCCCGAGGAGGAGACCGCCCTCATCGCCGAGGCCCAGCGGGAGATTCGCTAG
- a CDS encoding gamma-glutamyl-gamma-aminobutyrate hydrolase translates to MRVAVLVCDEPPAGLEGIAGDYPAMFERLLGLPLTPFDVRKGAYPARVEDFTGYLITGSRASVYDPLPWIPPLEAFVQAVAASQSRLVGVCFGHQMIGQALGGKVERWAGGWGVGVHRFSVSQKAPWMAPPLEEVRLILSCQDQITQLPPGAAVLGGSAFSPYAFIQVGANVLGMQPHPEFPKAFAEALLEQRRERVGEARYAEAKASFALEPSAKEVAGWIRNFLATGPS, encoded by the coding sequence ATGAGGGTTGCCGTTTTGGTCTGCGATGAGCCCCCAGCGGGCCTGGAGGGCATTGCGGGTGACTACCCCGCCATGTTCGAGCGGCTTTTGGGCCTCCCCCTCACCCCCTTCGACGTGCGAAAGGGAGCCTACCCTGCGCGGGTGGAAGACTTCACGGGCTACCTGATTACGGGCTCCCGCGCCTCGGTTTACGACCCTTTGCCCTGGATTCCCCCGCTGGAGGCGTTCGTGCAGGCCGTGGCGGCCTCCCAGAGCCGATTGGTGGGGGTCTGCTTCGGACACCAGATGATCGGGCAGGCCCTGGGGGGCAAGGTGGAGCGCTGGGCAGGGGGCTGGGGGGTGGGGGTGCACCGGTTTTCGGTTTCCCAAAAGGCCCCCTGGATGGCGCCGCCCCTAGAGGAAGTCCGGCTCATCCTCTCCTGCCAGGATCAGATTACCCAGCTCCCCCCGGGGGCGGCGGTGCTGGGGGGCAGCGCGTTCAGCCCCTACGCTTTTATCCAGGTAGGGGCCAATGTGCTCGGGATGCAGCCCCACCCGGAGTTCCCCAAAGCCTTTGCCGAGGCCCTGCTGGAGCAGCGGCGCGAGCGGGTGGGCGAGGCCCGCTACGCCGAGGCCAAGGCCAGCTTTGCCCTGGAGCCCAGCGCGAAGGAGGTGGCGGGCTGGATTCGGAATTTCCTCGCTACCGGGCCTTCCTGA
- a CDS encoding glucose 1-dehydrogenase has translation MQLADKVALITGAASGIGLEAALLFAREGAKVVAVDVSEKGQETAERIRAAGGQAHFVRADVSKAADAERMIAEAERAFGRLDILFNNAGISHAEDDDAIHTSEAVWDVTFAVNVKGVFLGCKYGIPALRRAGGGVVINTASFVAFLGAATPQLAYTASKGAVLSMTRELAVIHARENIRVNALCPGPLQTELLMKYLDTPEKRQRRLVHIPMGRFGQASEIAQAALFLASPASSFMTGAAMLVDGGITAAYVTPE, from the coding sequence ATGCAACTAGCCGATAAGGTGGCCCTCATCACCGGGGCCGCGAGCGGGATTGGCCTCGAGGCGGCCCTGCTCTTTGCCCGCGAGGGGGCCAAGGTGGTGGCGGTGGACGTCTCGGAAAAAGGTCAGGAGACCGCCGAGCGCATCCGGGCCGCGGGGGGTCAGGCCCACTTCGTGCGGGCCGACGTTTCCAAAGCCGCCGACGCCGAACGGATGATAGCGGAGGCCGAGCGGGCTTTCGGACGGCTCGACATCCTCTTCAACAACGCCGGCATCTCCCACGCCGAGGACGACGACGCCATCCACACCAGCGAGGCCGTATGGGACGTAACCTTCGCGGTGAACGTGAAGGGGGTCTTCCTGGGCTGCAAGTACGGCATTCCCGCGCTAAGGCGGGCCGGGGGCGGGGTGGTCATCAACACCGCCTCCTTTGTGGCCTTCCTGGGGGCGGCCACCCCCCAGCTGGCCTACACCGCCAGCAAAGGGGCGGTGCTCTCCATGACCCGCGAGCTGGCGGTGATTCACGCCCGCGAGAACATCCGGGTCAACGCCCTCTGCCCCGGGCCCTTGCAGACCGAACTCTTGATGAAGTACTTAGACACCCCGGAAAAGCGCCAGCGCCGGCTGGTGCACATCCCCATGGGCCGCTTCGGCCAGGCCAGCGAAATTGCCCAGGCAGCTTTGTTCCTGGCCAGCCCGGCCTCCTCCTTCATGACCGGGGCGGCCATGCTGGTGGACGGGGGCATCACCGCGGCCTACGTCACCCCGGAGTGA
- the abc-f gene encoding ribosomal protection-like ABC-F family protein: protein MRIVFAENIEYTLGARDLLDGVSLELRHGDRLALVGANGSGKTTLMRLLMGELQPSAGRIHRTEGVHLELLPQDPQYGPNDTVESVLKRGFARIQAMEAELARLETHLADPEVYQRWEVLHERYEAIGGYQQRSRYEAVLKGLRFEGREQEKASVLSGGETRRLALGALLLSGADALLLDEPTNHLDLEMVDWLVNFLQSFGGATVTVSHDRQFLDQVTERVAWLRRGSLKLYEGNYSAFRRERVLQEEQEAREYAGWLKEKERLEGILEQAQRWAHSSAKHARRLHSLEARMEQFMQGAAEAPEPDDPAVRMRFPLEKPATAERVLEGWNLQKTLGERRLFEIPNLLVRNGERIAIIGPNGAGKTTLLRVLLGLLPSDHPAGRVRVGPGVRIGYYDQKLSGFDPELTLFETLYRMLGEKAHAALGAWRFPYEAQFKQVKQLSGGERARLALLSLSLQQASLLVLDEPTNHLDLETVEALEQALLAYPGTLLLVSHDLAFLDRLATRTWHLSEGQFADYPGSPGEYLERRKAQEGPRQLERPVSRVETQNPKPPRAKGRWHLEREKERLEVEIAGLEAQIQAVLAKANTPGLHHSAYAEIAREQQQLEEALEQAFSRWAEVTEGLEGLA, encoded by the coding sequence GTGCGGATTGTTTTTGCCGAGAATATCGAATACACCCTGGGCGCACGCGACTTGCTGGACGGGGTGAGCCTGGAATTGCGCCACGGCGACCGCCTGGCCCTGGTGGGGGCCAATGGCTCGGGCAAGACCACCCTGATGCGTTTGCTAATGGGGGAGCTCCAGCCTAGCGCAGGCCGCATCCACCGCACGGAAGGGGTGCATCTCGAGCTACTGCCCCAAGACCCCCAGTACGGCCCCAACGATACCGTAGAGAGCGTGCTCAAGCGTGGGTTTGCCCGGATACAGGCCATGGAAGCCGAACTAGCCCGGCTGGAAACCCACCTGGCCGATCCCGAGGTCTACCAGCGCTGGGAGGTGCTGCACGAGCGCTACGAGGCCATTGGGGGCTATCAACAGCGTTCGCGCTACGAGGCCGTGCTGAAGGGGTTGCGCTTCGAGGGGCGGGAACAGGAAAAAGCCAGCGTACTCTCGGGGGGCGAGACCCGGCGGCTGGCCTTGGGGGCGCTGCTCCTTTCGGGGGCCGATGCTTTGCTCCTGGACGAGCCCACCAACCACCTCGACCTGGAGATGGTGGACTGGCTGGTGAATTTTTTGCAATCCTTCGGAGGGGCCACGGTTACGGTCTCGCACGACCGGCAGTTTCTCGACCAGGTCACGGAGCGCGTGGCCTGGTTGCGCAGGGGGAGCCTCAAGCTTTACGAAGGGAATTACTCAGCTTTTCGCCGTGAGCGGGTACTACAGGAAGAACAGGAAGCCCGTGAATACGCGGGCTGGCTAAAGGAGAAAGAGCGGCTGGAGGGCATTCTGGAACAAGCCCAGCGCTGGGCCCATAGCAGCGCCAAACATGCCAGGCGGCTCCACAGCCTGGAAGCCCGCATGGAGCAGTTCATGCAGGGGGCGGCAGAGGCCCCCGAGCCAGACGACCCCGCGGTGCGGATGCGCTTCCCGCTGGAGAAGCCGGCCACCGCCGAGCGGGTATTAGAGGGCTGGAACCTGCAAAAAACTTTGGGCGAGCGGCGGCTGTTTGAGATTCCCAATCTGCTGGTTCGAAATGGGGAGCGTATCGCCATCATCGGCCCCAACGGGGCCGGCAAGACCACCCTGCTTCGGGTGCTCCTGGGGCTCTTGCCCTCCGACCACCCGGCGGGGCGGGTCAGGGTGGGCCCGGGGGTGCGGATTGGCTACTACGACCAGAAGTTATCGGGTTTCGACCCCGAACTCACCCTGTTCGAGACGCTCTACCGGATGCTGGGCGAGAAGGCCCATGCCGCGCTGGGGGCCTGGAGGTTCCCCTACGAGGCGCAGTTCAAGCAGGTCAAGCAACTCTCGGGGGGCGAGCGGGCCCGGCTGGCCCTGCTCTCGCTCTCGTTGCAGCAGGCCAGCCTGCTGGTGCTGGACGAGCCTACCAACCACCTGGATCTGGAAACGGTGGAAGCCCTCGAGCAAGCCCTACTGGCCTACCCCGGCACCCTGCTCTTGGTCTCGCACGACCTCGCCTTCCTCGACCGGCTGGCCACCCGCACCTGGCACCTCTCCGAGGGGCAGTTCGCCGACTACCCGGGGTCGCCCGGTGAGTACCTCGAGCGCCGCAAGGCCCAAGAGGGGCCCAGGCAGCTCGAGCGCCCGGTGAGCAGGGTCGAAACCCAGAACCCGAAACCCCCCAGGGCCAAGGGGCGCTGGCACCTGGAGCGCGAGAAAGAACGCCTGGAAGTCGAGATCGCTGGGCTCGAGGCCCAAATCCAGGCAGTCTTGGCAAAGGCCAACACCCCGGGCCTGCACCACAGCGCCTACGCCGAAATTGCACGGGAGCAGCAGCAGTTGGAGGAGGCGCTCGAGCAGGCCTTTAGCCGCTGGGCCGAGGTGACCGAGGGGCTCGAGGGTCTGGCTTAA
- a CDS encoding glutamine synthetase family protein, with amino-acid sequence MAHSAEEKLGWLAQKVSAGAIETVLVAFPDHYGRLMGKRFEAEFFVEQVAEHGTHGCDYLLTTDMEMEPVQGYRFANWELGYGDFHLVPDLSTLRPASWLEKSAIVLCDLENERTHALVEVAPRTLLKRQLERAKALGYTVMAASELEYYLYQISYPEAHKQGYAGLEPAGYYLEDYHLLQGTREEPFTAAVRRHLKASGIPVENSKGEWGLGQHEVNVRYAEALEMADRHVLFKQCLKEIADSMGLSVTFMAKPHHGQAGSSCHIHLSLWKDGQNAFAGEESYGPVKGSKVFGQFLAGWIAHVPDLMPLYAPTVNSYKRYEDGSWAPTRLAWSYDNRTAGFRVVGHGSSLRIECRIGGADLNPYLALAAALASGLDGLEHNLTPPAIFQGDIYQARHLPRVPYTLGEAVEGFAQSAFAKEALGEAAHEHYTHFFRTEWQAFNRAVTDWERRRYFERI; translated from the coding sequence ATGGCGCATAGCGCCGAAGAAAAACTGGGCTGGCTGGCTCAAAAGGTAAGCGCAGGGGCAATCGAGACCGTGTTGGTGGCCTTTCCCGACCACTATGGGCGGCTCATGGGTAAGCGCTTCGAGGCCGAGTTCTTTGTGGAGCAGGTGGCAGAGCACGGCACCCACGGCTGCGACTACCTGCTTACCACCGATATGGAGATGGAGCCGGTGCAGGGCTACCGCTTTGCCAACTGGGAGCTGGGCTACGGCGACTTCCACCTGGTGCCCGACCTCTCCACCCTGCGGCCTGCGAGCTGGCTCGAGAAGAGCGCCATCGTGCTGTGCGACCTGGAAAACGAGCGCACCCACGCCCTGGTGGAGGTGGCCCCCCGCACGCTTCTAAAGCGGCAGCTCGAGCGGGCTAAGGCCCTGGGCTACACGGTGATGGCCGCCTCGGAGCTGGAGTACTACCTCTACCAGATTTCTTATCCGGAGGCCCACAAACAGGGCTACGCCGGCCTCGAGCCCGCCGGCTACTACCTGGAGGACTATCACCTGCTCCAGGGCACCCGCGAGGAGCCCTTCACCGCTGCGGTGCGGCGGCACCTCAAGGCCTCGGGAATTCCGGTGGAGAACTCCAAGGGCGAGTGGGGCCTGGGACAGCACGAGGTCAATGTGCGCTACGCCGAGGCCCTGGAGATGGCCGACCGGCACGTGCTGTTCAAGCAGTGCCTCAAGGAGATTGCCGACAGCATGGGCCTTTCAGTGACCTTCATGGCCAAGCCCCACCACGGCCAGGCCGGCTCCTCCTGCCACATCCACCTATCGCTTTGGAAAGATGGGCAGAACGCCTTTGCCGGTGAGGAGAGCTACGGGCCGGTGAAGGGCTCCAAGGTCTTCGGACAGTTTCTGGCCGGCTGGATTGCCCACGTACCCGACCTGATGCCCCTGTACGCCCCCACGGTGAACTCGTACAAGCGCTACGAGGACGGCTCCTGGGCCCCCACCCGGCTGGCTTGGAGCTACGACAACCGCACCGCCGGGTTCCGCGTGGTGGGGCATGGCAGCTCGCTGCGCATCGAGTGCCGCATCGGCGGGGCCGACCTAAACCCCTACCTGGCCTTGGCCGCAGCCCTGGCCTCGGGCCTCGATGGCCTCGAGCACAACCTCACCCCACCCGCCATCTTCCAGGGCGACATCTACCAGGCCCGCCACCTACCCCGCGTACCCTACACCCTGGGCGAGGCGGTGGAGGGCTTCGCGCAAAGCGCCTTTGCCAAAGAGGCGCTGGGTGAGGCCGCCCACGAGCACTACACCCACTTCTTCCGCACCGAGTGGCAGGCCTTCAACCGGGCCGTAACCGACTGGGAGCGCAGGCGGTACTTCGAGCGTATATGA
- a CDS encoding aldehyde dehydrogenase family protein, with protein sequence MVQKTISPVDGRIYVERELAGPEALGEALARAARAQRAWAKTPLEERLAIVERMVEVMLGAVGAVAEELTWQMGRPIRYSPKEITGGFAERARYMARIAPVALQDIPAEALPGFTRFIRREPLGVVLVLAPWNYPYLTSVNTIVPALLAGNAVLLKHSAQTPLVAERYAWAFQEAGLPEGVFQYLHMDHDLTAKAIADPRVAFVAFTGSVAGGRAVERAAAGHFKGVALELGGKDPAYVREDADLEHSVVNLVDGAMFNSGQSCCGVERIYVHEALYEPFVEAFVAETLKLKLGNPLDPETTLGPMVRAEAAEFVRGQIAEALSQGAQALIDPRHFPADAPGTPYLAPQVLVNVHHGMRVMVEESFGPVVGIMKVRSDEEALALMNDSPYGLTASIWSQDEGAALELGAGLETGTVFLNRCDYLDPALAWTGVKESGRGCSLSLLGYEQLTRPKSYHLRRL encoded by the coding sequence ATGGTTCAAAAGACCATCAGCCCCGTGGACGGGCGCATTTACGTGGAGCGCGAGCTGGCCGGGCCAGAGGCGCTGGGGGAAGCCCTTGCCCGCGCTGCCCGAGCCCAGCGGGCCTGGGCCAAGACCCCTTTGGAGGAGCGGCTGGCCATCGTAGAGCGCATGGTGGAGGTCATGCTAGGGGCAGTTGGTGCGGTGGCTGAAGAGCTCACCTGGCAGATGGGCCGCCCCATCCGCTATAGCCCCAAGGAAATTACCGGCGGCTTTGCCGAGCGGGCCCGCTACATGGCCCGCATCGCCCCGGTGGCCCTCCAGGACATCCCGGCCGAGGCGCTTCCGGGCTTCACCCGCTTCATCCGGCGGGAGCCTTTGGGCGTGGTGCTGGTGCTGGCCCCCTGGAACTACCCCTACCTGACCTCGGTGAACACCATTGTGCCGGCCCTCTTGGCGGGAAACGCGGTGCTCTTGAAGCACTCCGCCCAGACCCCGCTGGTGGCCGAGCGCTACGCCTGGGCCTTCCAGGAAGCCGGGCTGCCCGAGGGGGTCTTCCAGTACCTGCACATGGACCACGACCTGACCGCAAAGGCCATCGCCGACCCGCGGGTGGCCTTCGTGGCCTTTACCGGCTCGGTGGCCGGGGGGCGGGCGGTGGAGCGGGCCGCGGCGGGACACTTCAAGGGGGTGGCCCTCGAGCTCGGCGGCAAAGACCCGGCCTACGTGCGCGAGGACGCCGACCTCGAGCACAGCGTAGTGAACCTGGTGGACGGGGCCATGTTCAACTCGGGCCAGTCGTGCTGCGGGGTGGAGCGCATCTACGTGCACGAGGCCCTCTACGAGCCCTTCGTGGAGGCCTTCGTGGCCGAGACGCTCAAACTCAAGCTGGGCAACCCCTTAGACCCCGAGACCACCTTAGGCCCCATGGTGCGCGCCGAGGCCGCCGAGTTCGTGCGGGGCCAGATCGCCGAGGCCCTCTCCCAGGGGGCCCAGGCCCTCATTGACCCCCGCCACTTCCCCGCCGACGCCCCCGGCACCCCCTATTTGGCCCCCCAGGTGCTGGTGAACGTGCACCACGGGATGCGGGTGATGGTGGAGGAGAGCTTTGGCCCGGTGGTGGGGATTATGAAAGTGCGAAGCGACGAGGAGGCCCTGGCCCTGATGAACGACTCCCCCTACGGCCTCACCGCCTCCATCTGGAGCCAAGACGAAGGGGCCGCCTTGGAGCTGGGGGCGGGCCTAGAGACCGGCACGGTCTTCCTCAACCGCTGCGACTACCTCGATCCCGCCCTGGCCTGGACGGGGGTCAAGGAGTCCGGGCGGGGCTGCTCGCTTTCCCTTTTGGGCTACGAGCAGCTCACCCGGCCCAAGTCGTATCATCTGCGTAGGCTATGA
- a CDS encoding glycerol-3-phosphate acyltransferase: MVLVWVVVAYLLGSLSFGRIAGVIKGLNLAERDTPGASGTFRQLGAGWGIAVALADVLKGVLVAYLSQWAPAPWALPLMGAAVVAGHNWPLYFGFRGGGGIAPTLGFFGLLYPTITLLAIGIGLAVAGLYWQLYWKNHRGSWYPIPVGAIVGYIYALVAFWPTGMGFWAFLLVSLVVALRGLRMTLKSR; this comes from the coding sequence ATGGTGCTTGTTTGGGTGGTGGTTGCGTATCTGCTAGGCTCGCTTAGCTTTGGGCGCATTGCAGGGGTTATCAAGGGGCTCAACCTGGCCGAACGGGATACCCCTGGCGCCAGCGGCACATTTCGTCAACTGGGGGCCGGCTGGGGGATTGCTGTGGCCCTGGCGGATGTGCTCAAGGGGGTTCTGGTGGCCTACCTGAGCCAGTGGGCCCCGGCGCCCTGGGCCCTACCCCTGATGGGGGCGGCGGTGGTGGCGGGCCATAACTGGCCGCTCTATTTTGGTTTTCGGGGAGGGGGCGGTATTGCCCCTACGCTAGGGTTTTTTGGCCTTTTGTACCCCACCATCACACTGCTGGCTATTGGGATTGGTTTGGCCGTAGCGGGTTTGTACTGGCAGCTCTATTGGAAAAACCACCGAGGGAGCTGGTACCCCATCCCGGTGGGGGCTATCGTGGGCTATATCTATGCGCTGGTGGCATTCTGGCCCACCGGTATGGGGTTCTGGGCCTTTCTATTGGTAAGCCTGGTGGTGGCCTTGCGGGGCCTGCGAATGACCCTGAAGAGCCGATAA